The Cucurbita pepo subsp. pepo cultivar mu-cu-16 chromosome LG05, ASM280686v2, whole genome shotgun sequence nucleotide sequence ATGGTGCATTTTACTCTAAAAGTAAGTTGGATGAATTTTACTCTCAAAATGTATTCTCAGGTTGGCATCTCGAAATGAAACATTAGTCATATATGACTTTTTCATTATACTTTTCCGAACAAGTTGTTCGGTATGTGTCAAATATGGACATGTCTCAATATAAACTAAAGTGGATGTGCTTCATAGAGAAAGTGTCACAAGTCACATATATTATGAACTTAtctaaaaagtttataaagcAGCTTGTCTAATACATCTCCTTAAATGAACTACCGAACACAACTATCACAGTACTACATCATGCAGAAATCTATTCAAGAACAGTTCATTGGAACGACATAAAATGCTGATTATACTGACAGAACTGTGCATTTCAAAATATACCAGCAGAAAATTCCATATTAATAACTAAGTAATTAATGGGCATGCATTTGAAAATAAGCAGTAAAAACCCAAATGAAAGCTAAGAACGCAACCTTTGGCAAGAATATATTGATATGCTATACATACTACAAGTGCGAAAAGCTACGAATCAAGAAGAGCAAGCCCAACTTACTATTTCCAGACGGGAGGAagcttctttgttttcttgtagTAACGAGCAAGCCTGTGAATTCTACTCTCAACAAGAATCAAACGAAATTTGGAGTCCTTATCCTTCCTGTTCCTTTCCAAATGCTTCCTAATTGACACTGCCTTCTTAATAAGGTGGTATAAATCCTCGGGAATTTCAGGAGCAAGACCTACACACCAATTCAAGGAAATTCAAATAATCTGAATCCATACACTTCCACGATCAGCatccaaaaatctaaaataaaagaaagggctatcttaaaatataaaacagaTTACAACGAATCCTTCCAATTATCTCACAATTTTCTGATTTCCAAGAACACATTGTTACactatcaaagaaaaaaagattgtACCGTGAGCCTTGAGAATACGCAAAATCTTGCTTCCTGTAACGCTCTTGACCTGCGCTATACCATGGGAATCACGAAGAATAACGCCAATTTGTGACGGTGTAAGACCCTTCTTCGCGAATTTGCAAATGTTCTCTCCTACCTGAAACCCAAACCAGTCTACAATCCATTAACAAACACCGTCCGAATGCACACGGCAGTGAAACAGAAATGCACGATAGCAATTCATGCTCCTAAAGGAAAATTTTGCAGTATAATAAGGAAGAATCTTACATCTTGTGAAGAAATCTTCAGCCAACTTGGTAGAGTTCTCTTGTAAGGCAGCGCTGAGGCAGAAATACCCTTCCTATTGCAAACAAAACGCGCAAAATCATATTTAGCGATACTCAAATTAGCATAAAAACAAagttacatatatatatatatatatatatatatacagagagagagagagagagagagagagagagagagagagagagagagagagagacacgGCTGTGCATACGACCCATGGCGGCAACGACGGCGAAGATAGAAGTGCAATGGAGCTTCTTCAACCTCTTACTTTTGCACTATgccagaaaccctaatttcacAATTCGGGATTTAGGAGGAGGATGAAAGCGATCAATGTAATGTGATTCCTTAACTGTACTTTTGGGCCAGGCCCAATATTTTAATGTTCCTTCACCGTATCTATAATATTGGGCTTTGGACACCTAAATTGGGCTCAAATTTGTatggaaaatacaaaaattaagcCCACTAACCACTTTCCAGTAACTAtcgattattttaaatatttttaattaattttatactcTCTAAATCACTCTTATTTTGATATGGTATCGATTCATCTATATACCACTTTTACACGGACGTTACACGTTTTATTC carries:
- the LOC111795646 gene encoding 40S ribosomal protein S13-like; this encodes MGRMHSRGKGISASALPYKRTLPSWLKISSQDVGENICKFAKKGLTPSQIGVILRDSHGIAQVKSVTGSKILRILKAHGLAPEIPEDLYHLIKKAVSIRKHLERNRKDKDSKFRLILVESRIHRLARYYKKTKKLPPVWKYESTTASTLVA